A single Echinimonas agarilytica DNA region contains:
- a CDS encoding DUF7281 domain-containing protein: protein MKAPLADLTRFFNSPNRRIKVGTRLYQWLEQQDYLGGHEGLHQIELTHLQKQALKSQIEAALNLSFAEVEQFQTRSDFGRTRIHKSAPIQPEQHYVIVKSVSRPLLEFGHGRTLPQGQSLRVDVTTLNKGELKAVVVVENLDSFDEFHRFNLPAVVHHALIVFRGYNNESKGTKALLCAVSEHVPVIAAYDLDPAGLCMAQQNRCISHVLMPSVGNSQTLTSDLEEFKKQSAQAQKLSQLNFGKAQPLAENVYQNKLAIMQQGMLASGVPLEVFELN from the coding sequence ATGAAAGCGCCACTTGCTGACTTAACACGTTTTTTTAATTCGCCTAACCGGAGGATTAAAGTCGGCACTCGCCTTTACCAGTGGTTAGAGCAACAAGATTACCTTGGTGGGCATGAGGGCTTGCATCAGATTGAGTTAACACACCTACAAAAACAGGCACTTAAAAGTCAAATCGAAGCGGCTCTAAATTTATCCTTTGCAGAAGTGGAACAATTCCAAACGCGCTCCGACTTTGGGCGCACGCGTATTCATAAATCAGCCCCCATTCAGCCTGAACAACACTATGTGATTGTGAAGTCGGTTTCACGTCCCTTGCTCGAATTTGGTCATGGCAGAACTCTGCCACAAGGACAATCACTAAGAGTTGATGTGACCACACTGAATAAGGGGGAACTGAAGGCTGTGGTTGTTGTTGAAAACCTCGATAGTTTTGATGAGTTTCATCGATTTAATCTGCCGGCCGTTGTTCATCATGCGCTGATTGTATTTCGTGGTTACAACAACGAATCGAAAGGAACAAAGGCTTTGTTATGCGCTGTAAGCGAGCATGTTCCGGTGATCGCAGCTTATGATCTCGACCCCGCAGGGCTTTGCATGGCTCAACAGAATCGCTGTATTAGCCATGTTTTGATGCCCTCAGTGGGCAATAGTCAAACGCTAACATCAGATTTAGAGGAATTTAAAAAGCAAAGTGCCCAAGCTCAAAAATTATCTCAGCTCAATTTTGGCAAAGCGCAACCTCTTGCTGAGAATGTATATCAAAACAAGTTAGCGATCATGCAGCAGGGGATGCTGGCTTCTGGCGTTCCATTGGAAGTTTTTGAATTAAATTAA
- a CDS encoding ATP-binding protein — protein sequence MTGLLRIILIDTHLPGVVELKLKGHTNICGTNASGKTTLQRLLPVFYGEAPSRVVPSTRDSFQAWYLPRTSSFIIYEYQRADGQMCMAVLTSSSTGVVYRLIHKTFEMDDFVRVDLTGESSSIPLVEIIRNCKNAGVMTSKKLNTKEFRAVIQNDRVVMNSSSEKRNLISDARFFSVCESGHNLRHIEKLIKAVHSKEGKMETIKAMIAAILEEEGVSTPNSRISRAKVDEWIKECQLIAEFDGLRPQFKALQQSDIQLQQTEQRLSDLAFSLNLDVSQLNQMLTQDEDALSTLKATLQQVTEDWEQAREQLQEALSSAQGDVQSSEQRLDQIELEFDDWMDKDIETHRDNIEKLPQWQSDVDAAQQTHALLTEQHQDIEAAYNRQLAEIEERHNKEQSAQNKQRSTLNDALHRNQLNAKSDLQELQQQQQLDRQQVQDDFARQAQDIQLQLSELTTKLSHASFTEQELGAQNLIEAALDEAVQQEDYSREALHQQQKLQAELKREQDQLNEQLTSARQRVAKCVQHVENIETLLYPAENTLLGFLRTQHQGWEHYVGKVIHPDLLIRTDLNPRVIEDASTTPSLYGLRLDTDAIEVPEMVQTEAQLQLRLTQAHDDHQAELNAQQQLEAELGRFNQQLRDKEKLLTSLQSQLAIAGQSRQRMLDEKRQLIAEHRQALSARKTEQQKRVDEAKQALQKLASRKADALEQVDDQAQDALIEKKAHWEQITGDYEAQIETLDEQIKQAHTAYRQSRKESEKWLKDQLAERDVDVDKISELKQKIRDLKSRIEVTHRHRDAVLDYKRWHQLVFTNEKNQFQQKLTDARQKSGTTQRALDEKRQQFKQHQQAHKEQISSLDRSIGVTKEVVRNIQSQLKQLALLDLAKSTGSEIQGSPAQRASECQQLIEQQAKLLSQVEQHIRYFDNSIGQKAGTSLSDIWEQSRSECMVDNGLGVMLPDARRMVTHLDQLLNVIVPQKIEGLRTLGRNFGNDLSQYYHILSDIDKRIAQQSRRISKEVDEELFLDGVSESSVKIRSRISELEFWPELQRFNQLHQHWLQQESQILPDEDYAHAMRTVLDILGRAVLQGGISQLLDIELHLKEGASHLVIRTDKQLNESSSHGMAYLILCKFLLAFTRLLRGDSKATIHWPIDEIGTLANHNVAKIFDACANNQITVLGAFPNPDSEVLNLFENRYLIDKEKRRLQIVQPKLSAISQRIQQAAQAGSSKEVAS from the coding sequence ATGACAGGTTTGCTTCGCATTATATTAATTGATACCCACCTTCCGGGTGTGGTGGAACTAAAACTCAAAGGGCACACCAATATATGCGGCACCAATGCTTCTGGTAAAACCACCTTACAGCGTTTACTTCCCGTGTTTTATGGCGAAGCGCCCAGTCGAGTGGTGCCCTCCACACGAGACAGCTTTCAGGCGTGGTACTTACCGCGAACATCGAGTTTCATTATTTATGAATACCAGCGTGCTGACGGCCAAATGTGCATGGCGGTGCTCACCAGTTCATCCACAGGGGTTGTTTACCGACTCATTCATAAAACTTTTGAAATGGATGACTTTGTTCGTGTAGATCTCACCGGAGAATCCAGCAGCATCCCTTTAGTTGAAATCATTCGCAATTGTAAAAATGCGGGGGTGATGACAAGTAAAAAGCTTAACACCAAAGAGTTCAGGGCAGTGATTCAAAATGACCGAGTGGTCATGAACAGCAGCAGTGAGAAGCGCAACCTAATTTCAGATGCTCGCTTTTTTAGTGTTTGCGAGTCTGGCCACAACCTGCGGCATATCGAAAAGTTAATTAAGGCGGTGCACTCCAAAGAAGGCAAAATGGAAACCATTAAAGCCATGATTGCCGCGATCTTAGAAGAAGAAGGCGTCAGCACTCCCAATTCTCGTATCAGCCGCGCGAAAGTCGATGAATGGATTAAAGAATGTCAGCTCATTGCTGAATTCGATGGTTTACGTCCTCAGTTTAAGGCTCTGCAGCAATCTGATATTCAACTGCAGCAGACCGAACAACGTCTGTCTGATTTGGCATTTTCATTAAATTTGGATGTAAGCCAATTGAACCAAATGCTGACCCAAGATGAAGACGCTTTATCAACCCTAAAAGCCACATTGCAGCAAGTCACAGAAGACTGGGAACAGGCGCGAGAGCAGTTACAAGAGGCGTTGTCGAGTGCACAAGGTGACGTTCAAAGCAGCGAGCAGCGACTCGACCAAATTGAATTGGAATTCGATGACTGGATGGACAAAGACATTGAAACCCACCGAGACAACATTGAAAAGCTCCCGCAATGGCAGAGCGATGTGGATGCAGCGCAACAAACACACGCTTTGTTAACAGAGCAACACCAAGATATTGAAGCCGCTTACAACCGTCAGTTGGCTGAAATAGAAGAGCGTCACAACAAAGAGCAATCGGCGCAAAATAAGCAACGCAGCACGCTTAATGATGCGTTGCACCGCAACCAACTCAATGCAAAGTCGGATCTGCAAGAGCTGCAGCAACAACAACAACTCGACCGACAACAAGTGCAAGACGATTTTGCCCGCCAAGCACAAGATATTCAGCTTCAACTGTCGGAGCTGACCACCAAGTTGAGTCACGCGAGCTTTACTGAGCAAGAGCTAGGTGCTCAGAACTTGATTGAAGCAGCGCTGGATGAAGCCGTACAGCAAGAAGACTACAGTCGCGAAGCATTGCATCAGCAACAAAAGCTGCAGGCAGAACTAAAACGTGAACAAGACCAGCTCAATGAACAGCTCACATCTGCGCGTCAGCGAGTGGCCAAATGTGTTCAGCACGTAGAGAATATTGAGACGCTATTGTATCCCGCTGAAAATACCTTGCTCGGTTTTTTACGGACCCAACATCAAGGTTGGGAGCACTATGTGGGCAAGGTCATTCATCCCGATTTGCTGATTCGTACTGATCTTAATCCGCGTGTCATTGAAGACGCTTCCACAACGCCATCATTGTATGGATTGCGGCTCGATACTGATGCCATTGAAGTACCTGAGATGGTGCAAACAGAAGCTCAATTGCAGCTTCGACTAACCCAAGCGCACGATGATCATCAAGCAGAGCTCAATGCGCAGCAGCAACTAGAAGCTGAGCTGGGTAGATTCAATCAGCAACTCAGAGACAAAGAGAAACTGCTCACATCATTGCAATCACAATTAGCAATTGCCGGTCAGTCTCGTCAACGCATGCTAGATGAAAAACGTCAGCTCATTGCTGAGCATCGGCAGGCGCTGAGTGCACGAAAAACAGAGCAACAAAAGCGAGTGGATGAAGCCAAACAAGCGTTGCAAAAGCTCGCCAGTCGTAAAGCTGATGCATTAGAACAGGTTGATGATCAGGCGCAGGATGCATTGATTGAGAAAAAAGCGCATTGGGAACAAATTACCGGTGATTATGAGGCGCAAATTGAAACGCTTGATGAGCAAATTAAACAAGCTCATACAGCCTACCGACAAAGTCGCAAAGAATCTGAAAAATGGCTCAAGGATCAGTTAGCTGAGCGAGACGTTGATGTTGATAAAATTAGTGAGCTGAAACAGAAGATTAGAGACTTAAAGTCTCGTATTGAGGTGACTCATCGTCATCGAGATGCGGTGTTGGATTACAAGCGTTGGCATCAGTTGGTATTCACTAACGAGAAGAACCAGTTTCAGCAGAAACTTACCGATGCACGTCAAAAAAGCGGAACCACCCAGCGTGCATTGGATGAAAAACGGCAACAATTTAAGCAGCATCAACAGGCGCACAAAGAACAGATCAGCTCTCTGGACAGAAGCATTGGAGTAACCAAAGAAGTTGTGCGGAATATTCAGTCACAGTTAAAGCAACTTGCCTTGTTGGATTTAGCCAAAAGTACGGGCTCTGAAATTCAAGGTTCGCCGGCTCAGCGCGCAAGTGAGTGCCAACAATTAATTGAGCAGCAAGCCAAGCTATTGAGCCAAGTCGAGCAACACATTCGCTATTTCGACAATAGCATTGGCCAAAAAGCCGGCACTAGCTTGTCGGATATTTGGGAGCAAAGTCGAAGCGAATGCATGGTCGACAATGGGCTTGGAGTGATGCTGCCAGATGCGCGTCGCATGGTGACACATCTAGACCAACTACTGAATGTCATTGTGCCGCAAAAGATCGAAGGCCTAAGAACCCTCGGGCGTAATTTTGGCAATGATTTAAGCCAGTACTATCATATTTTGTCAGACATCGATAAACGCATTGCACAGCAAAGCCGGCGTATTAGCAAAGAGGTTGACGAGGAGTTATTCCTCGATGGCGTATCAGAGTCTTCGGTTAAAATTAGAAGTCGCATTAGTGAACTTGAGTTTTGGCCAGAGCTTCAACGTTTTAATCAGCTCCATCAACATTGGCTGCAACAAGAGAGCCAAATACTGCCAGATGAAGACTATGCACATGCAATGCGCACCGTGCTCGACATACTAGGCAGAGCTGTATTGCAAGGCGGGATAAGCCAATTGTTAGACATTGAATTGCACTTGAAAGAGGGGGCCAGTCATTTGGTGATTCGAACCGACAAACAGCTCAATGAATCCTCCAGTCATGGCATGGCGTATTTAATTCTGTGTAAGTTCTTACTTGCTTTCACACGTCTACTCAGAGGCGACTCGAAAGCCACTATCCATTGGCCAATTGATGAAATTGGCACTTTGGCAAATCACAACGTGGCGAAGATTTTCGATGCCTGTGCAAACAACCAAATTACGGTACTTGGTGCGTTTCCGAACCCAGATTCCGAAGTGCTCAATCTATTCGAGAATCGCTATCTGATCGACAAAGAAAAGCGACGTCTGCAAATTGTGCAGCCGAAGCTCAGTGCCATTAGTCAGCGTATTCAACAAGCGGCACAGGCGGGTAGCTCTAAGGAGGTGGCATCATGA
- a CDS encoding DUF3313 domain-containing protein has translation MKKFNLSKGFIALFGASMIAIAGGCANSQGEIESETEFSGYLDNYENLTAVDDEHFRWVSKSYDAKKYTKLVVEPVELYIVNPEKKAEFEENPKVVAVTQKVLAELTDELKKELSKTYEIVDTAGPDTLVFASALTSSSSQPLGMTGWEVMPIGAVVGSTMALTGNRARVVQLVWEGKISDGASGELVVTGIKKGIADQEEKEEVTLDDFMIIVKEFAKETGASAANLLSK, from the coding sequence ATGAAAAAATTCAATTTATCAAAGGGATTTATCGCATTATTTGGCGCTAGTATGATTGCTATTGCAGGCGGTTGTGCAAACTCACAAGGCGAAATTGAATCAGAAACGGAATTTTCAGGTTACCTCGACAATTACGAAAACTTAACTGCGGTAGATGATGAACATTTCCGCTGGGTGAGCAAAAGCTACGATGCTAAAAAATACACCAAATTAGTAGTCGAGCCTGTAGAACTCTACATTGTGAACCCTGAGAAAAAAGCAGAGTTTGAAGAAAATCCAAAAGTTGTTGCGGTCACCCAAAAGGTGCTTGCAGAATTAACGGATGAATTGAAAAAAGAGCTTAGCAAAACCTATGAGATTGTAGATACAGCTGGGCCCGATACACTAGTATTTGCCTCGGCTCTCACCAGCAGCTCGTCACAACCTTTAGGAATGACAGGTTGGGAAGTGATGCCAATTGGCGCTGTTGTCGGCAGTACTATGGCATTGACGGGTAACCGTGCGCGCGTCGTTCAGCTAGTTTGGGAAGGTAAAATCTCAGATGGAGCATCAGGTGAACTTGTCGTGACAGGCATCAAAAAAGGTATTGCAGATCAAGAAGAGAAAGAAGAAGTGACGTTGGATGACTTCATGATCATCGTCAAAGAGTTTGCGAAAGAAACCGGTGCGTCAGCAGCGAACCTATTGTCGAAATAA
- a CDS encoding VOC family protein, with amino-acid sequence MSQSAITQGIHHLGLTVPDIRHTADFFIEQLHFAQVGEKPEYPAIFVSDGTVMLTLWQVQADDFNAFNRHSNIGLHHVALQVKNLESLHQLSQKFSQLDSVDIEFLPEQIGQSNNYHLMCLIPGGVRVEFFAAG; translated from the coding sequence ATGAGTCAGAGCGCCATCACTCAAGGCATCCATCATTTGGGCTTAACCGTGCCAGACATTCGCCATACCGCAGACTTTTTTATTGAACAGCTGCATTTTGCTCAAGTTGGAGAAAAGCCGGAGTACCCTGCTATTTTCGTTTCTGACGGCACAGTCATGCTGACACTTTGGCAGGTGCAGGCTGATGATTTTAATGCTTTTAACCGCCATTCAAACATTGGCCTTCATCATGTGGCACTCCAAGTTAAAAACTTAGAAAGTCTGCACCAACTGAGCCAAAAATTCAGTCAACTTGATTCGGTTGATATTGAATTTCTACCTGAACAAATTGGGCAATCTAACAACTACCATTTGATGTGTTTAATTCCTGGAGGTGTTCGAGTGGAGTTTTTCGCAGCGGGGTGA
- a CDS encoding succinylglutamate desuccinylase/aspartoacylase family protein, with protein sequence MSMYFALLTPHFLAAQEQALLNENEDITPTFARETSHENLPDADLITDVEIGSAELVGEAVEAESSQGLPVADSAAYPQLQSANNEAVEPEWGNLELLGGSVAPGTEQALGWFSGHLPGGFQMATPVVIVHGSEPGPRICLTAALHGDEVNGVEIARRVVQNIDPAQLKGSIISVPVVNMDGLWRKDRYMSDRRDLNRAFPGSPNGTTAAQVAYSLFNNIVKHCDSLIDLHSGSMYRENLPQLRADLTTTAVADMASEFGEIAVLQSLAPLGSLRGSATAAGIPTVVMEVGGPFTLDVGMVEISVKSVRSYLASQGMIKRSYFWSKPQPIFYESKWVRSRQGGILINEVELGEKPRKGKLLGVVRNPITDSVEEIRAPFDAVVLGRAQNQFVSAGYAVYNLGKRSTFEDLEQKGEVVKKSVARKNAQELGLNDGIVPPEANVQPEEPPLPSEQIIDEQNPEIEPVHQATESGSVMRETRNNQAAEEAVSKVKIELNTVPTEQHALSTEISLELAPSQQVANPGDIKLSENIVNQESPEGTSDSQRSTPEQSSMDDLSEDEH encoded by the coding sequence ATGTCAATGTATTTCGCGCTATTGACGCCTCACTTCCTTGCTGCACAAGAGCAAGCCTTACTCAATGAAAATGAAGATATAACGCCTACTTTTGCCAGAGAAACTTCCCACGAAAACTTACCCGATGCAGATTTAATCACGGATGTTGAGATAGGATCGGCTGAATTAGTGGGAGAGGCTGTTGAGGCCGAATCTTCTCAAGGTTTGCCGGTAGCGGATTCAGCCGCGTATCCGCAACTACAATCAGCAAATAACGAAGCTGTAGAGCCTGAGTGGGGCAATTTGGAATTACTGGGCGGTAGCGTTGCCCCCGGCACTGAACAAGCTTTGGGTTGGTTCTCAGGCCATTTACCGGGGGGCTTTCAAATGGCCACGCCGGTTGTCATTGTTCATGGTAGCGAGCCCGGTCCGCGTATCTGTCTCACCGCTGCGCTGCATGGTGATGAGGTGAATGGTGTTGAGATTGCTCGACGAGTGGTGCAAAACATTGATCCAGCTCAACTAAAAGGTAGCATTATTTCTGTTCCCGTGGTCAACATGGATGGATTGTGGCGAAAAGATCGGTACATGTCCGACAGACGCGACTTAAATCGAGCATTTCCCGGCTCACCCAATGGCACCACGGCTGCACAGGTCGCTTACAGTCTCTTTAACAACATCGTGAAGCACTGTGACAGCTTAATCGATTTGCATTCGGGATCGATGTATCGCGAGAATCTACCGCAACTCAGAGCCGACTTAACCACGACTGCGGTGGCTGATATGGCCAGTGAATTTGGCGAAATTGCAGTGCTTCAAAGCCTTGCTCCGCTGGGCAGCTTGCGAGGCTCTGCTACGGCAGCGGGGATCCCTACTGTGGTGATGGAAGTGGGCGGGCCATTTACGTTGGACGTGGGTATGGTTGAAATTAGCGTGAAGAGTGTTAGGAGCTACCTTGCATCCCAGGGCATGATCAAGCGTTCGTACTTTTGGTCTAAACCGCAACCCATCTTTTACGAGTCGAAGTGGGTGCGCTCTAGGCAAGGTGGAATTCTGATCAATGAAGTCGAGCTGGGAGAGAAGCCCCGCAAAGGAAAGTTGCTTGGCGTCGTTCGAAATCCGATTACAGATTCGGTGGAAGAAATTCGAGCGCCGTTTGATGCGGTAGTACTTGGCAGGGCACAAAATCAATTTGTCAGCGCAGGTTATGCCGTGTACAACCTAGGGAAACGCAGTACCTTTGAAGATCTAGAGCAAAAAGGTGAAGTGGTTAAGAAAAGTGTTGCTAGGAAAAATGCTCAAGAACTGGGGCTGAATGATGGCATCGTACCTCCTGAAGCGAATGTTCAACCAGAAGAGCCTCCACTTCCTTCCGAGCAAATAATAGATGAACAGAATCCGGAAATTGAACCTGTGCATCAGGCTACTGAAAGCGGCTCGGTCATGAGAGAAACAAGGAATAATCAGGCTGCCGAGGAGGCCGTATCGAAGGTTAAAATCGAGCTAAACACCGTCCCCACAGAACAACACGCGTTATCAACAGAAATCAGCCTAGAGTTAGCGCCAAGCCAACAAGTAGCGAATCCGGGAGATATTAAGTTGTCTGAAAATATTGTGAACCAGGAGTCACCTGAAGGAACATCTGATTCGCAACGGTCGACGCCAGAGCAAAGCTCGATGGACGATTTGAGTGAGGACGAGCATTAG
- the galK gene encoding galactokinase translates to MDKQQQLIEKVSQAFQKSFGQAATHIVQAPGRVNLIGEHTDYNDGFVLPCAIDYQAVVAASRRDDNLVRVEAVDYGYKVDEFSLDDDIVFSDHEMWVNYVRGVVKYLQIRGYKFGGADISISGNVPQGAGLSSSAALEVVIGQTFKVLYDLTISQQEIALNGQQAENEFVGCACGIMDQLISAEGEEQHALMIDCRSLETKAVSMPADLSVVIINSNKKRGLVDSEYNTRREQCEAAAAHFGKQKLRDVTFEELMAQREALDPVVFRRARHVLTENQRVLEAADALASHDVLKLGELMEQSHVSMRDDFEITAEAIDSLVDIVKVVIGDKGGVRMTGGGFGGCIVALMPHDLVDPVRKAVAEQYEAKTGLKETFYVCKAMNGAGHVA, encoded by the coding sequence AAAAGAGTTTTGGACAGGCTGCGACACATATTGTTCAAGCTCCTGGCCGAGTCAACTTAATTGGCGAGCACACAGACTACAACGATGGTTTTGTATTGCCTTGTGCAATTGATTACCAAGCCGTTGTTGCAGCGTCGCGACGTGATGACAATTTAGTGCGTGTTGAAGCGGTTGATTACGGTTATAAAGTTGACGAGTTTAGCCTCGATGACGACATCGTATTTTCTGATCATGAAATGTGGGTGAACTATGTACGTGGCGTAGTCAAATACTTGCAAATTCGTGGTTATAAATTTGGCGGCGCAGATATTTCAATTAGCGGAAACGTGCCACAAGGTGCAGGTTTAAGCTCTTCAGCTGCGTTAGAAGTTGTGATTGGTCAAACCTTTAAAGTTCTGTATGACTTGACAATTTCACAGCAAGAAATTGCCTTAAACGGACAGCAAGCAGAAAACGAATTTGTCGGTTGTGCATGCGGCATTATGGACCAATTGATTTCAGCCGAGGGTGAAGAGCAGCACGCTCTGATGATTGACTGCCGTTCACTCGAAACCAAAGCGGTATCTATGCCTGCTGACTTGTCTGTGGTGATTATCAACTCCAACAAGAAACGCGGCTTGGTAGACAGTGAGTACAATACTCGCCGTGAACAATGTGAAGCCGCCGCCGCTCACTTTGGCAAGCAAAAGTTACGTGACGTCACGTTTGAAGAGTTGATGGCTCAACGCGAAGCGCTTGATCCTGTGGTATTTCGTCGTGCGCGTCACGTGTTAACTGAAAATCAACGCGTATTAGAAGCAGCTGATGCGCTTGCATCTCACGATGTATTGAAGTTGGGTGAGTTGATGGAACAGTCGCACGTTTCTATGCGCGATGACTTCGAGATCACCGCAGAAGCAATCGACAGCTTAGTTGATATTGTGAAGGTTGTGATTGGTGATAAAGGTGGTGTACGCATGACAGGCGGTGGATTTGGTGGCTGTATTGTTGCCCTCATGCCACACGACTTGGTAGACCCAGTTCGCAAAGCCGTTGCTGAGCAATATGAAGCGAAAACAGGCTTAAAAGAAACCTTTTACGTCTGTAAAGCTATGAACGGTGCAGGCCACGTAGCTTAG
- a CDS encoding TetR/AcrR family transcriptional regulator: MADQGKKQVLIETAFALFNEFGFHATGIDTIMRESGVSKTTLYKYFRTKDELILAVLKYRHAQLEQSLQGAIDDAISQQPNADSSVHALSVFDGLAEWFNSPQFYGCNFINASAEFSQHNHPIHQYADFHKRWIMSFVAKVLGKGHESLAQQLSLLMDGAIVAAHVRGDKSAAETAKAIAQKLI; this comes from the coding sequence ATGGCGGATCAGGGTAAAAAGCAAGTGCTGATTGAAACAGCATTCGCATTGTTTAATGAGTTTGGTTTTCATGCTACCGGTATCGACACCATCATGCGCGAATCAGGTGTGTCTAAAACCACGCTCTATAAATATTTTAGAACCAAAGATGAATTGATTTTAGCCGTACTCAAATATCGTCATGCTCAGCTTGAGCAGTCTTTACAGGGCGCCATAGACGATGCAATCAGCCAGCAGCCTAATGCAGACTCGAGCGTTCACGCGCTGAGCGTATTCGACGGCTTAGCCGAATGGTTCAACAGTCCTCAGTTTTATGGTTGCAATTTCATCAATGCCAGCGCGGAATTTAGCCAACATAATCACCCGATTCATCAATATGCTGACTTTCACAAAAGATGGATTATGTCTTTTGTCGCTAAGGTGCTCGGCAAGGGACATGAATCGTTAGCGCAACAACTCTCGCTTCTCATGGACGGGGCTATCGTGGCTGCGCATGTGCGAGGAGATAAAAGCGCAGCTGAGACCGCTAAGGCAATTGCGCAAAAGTTGATTTAA